The following DNA comes from Tunturibacter psychrotolerans.
GCAACCACAACAGCAACCGCAACGACAACAGCAGATTCCTCCGCTGCGCTGCGGAATGACAACAAAAGAACGGGCAACGGCAACGGCAACGGCAATGCAGAGGCTAGACGGAGCTGGTGCGGGTGGGAATTGGGGTGGGCTTTTTGAGGCGCTTCATTGCGGCGTAGGCTACTCGGGCTAGGAGGAGGATGGTGAGGACTACGGTGACCTTCCAGGGGGCGTTGTTGCCTTTTTTGACTAGCCACCAGAAGTGGATGACTCCGGCGATTCCGGCGACGTAGACGAGGCGGTGGAGGCGCTGCCAGTTTTTGCCGCCCATCGCTCGCATGATGAAGGCGGGTGAGGTGCAGGCGAGGGCGAGGAGGAGGAGCCATGCGAAGAGGCCTACCTGGATGAAGCGGCGTTTGAAGAGGTCTTCGACCATGCCGGGCCAGATGAGCTTCCATTGCGTGACGAGGACCCCGGGGTGGCCGGCGCGGAGGCCGGTGATGGCGGTGGTGATGTCGTATCCGGAGAAGAGGAAGATGTAGGTGGCGAGGTGGAGGGTTGCGTAGAAGAAGGCGTAGAGGCCGATGAGGCGGCGGAAGCGGATGAGAAAGCCGAGGCTGGTGGAGAAGCGGCGGATGGGGGTGATGGCGAGAGAGGCAAAGAGAGTGTAGAGGGTCCAGTCGCCGGTGAAGTGGGTGATGTAGTTGACGGGGTCAGCGTTGAGGGCGAGCGCGCCTGAGGTGTAGAAGTGCACGAGCCAGGCGATCGGAGCGAGGCAGAGGAGGTGGGTTAGGACTTTGAGGAGGATGATGGCGCGCTTGGACATGATCGGCTCTCGTTAGTGTAGCGGCGGATTATTTTTTCTGCTTACCGCTGTGGGGGGACATCTTCGATTCGCTGACGACGACATCCCCAGATCGAGGTAGCAAAATCTACTTCCATCGAAGATTGCAGCGCAGACTCTGCCATGCGACACTCAACTCGCAAGGAGACCGCCATGAGTAAAGAATCCACACAAGCTGCAGTCGGCAAATTCGCCGAAGCCGTCAACACAGGCAAATTCGAACTCATCGATGAGGTCGTCGCCCCCGATTGCGTCGATCACGACCCCGCCGAAGGTCAGGTCCCGGGTCCCGCTGGGTACCGCGCATTCTTCTCCGGAATGCGCACCGCCTTTCCCGACCTCAGTGTTGCCCCTGAGACTATCGTCCAGGACGGAGACTCCATCGCCTTCGC
Coding sequences within:
- a CDS encoding sulfite oxidase heme-binding subunit YedZ is translated as MSKRAIILLKVLTHLLCLAPIAWLVHFYTSGALALNADPVNYITHFTGDWTLYTLFASLAITPIRRFSTSLGFLIRFRRLIGLYAFFYATLHLATYIFLFSGYDITTAITGLRAGHPGVLVTQWKLIWPGMVEDLFKRRFIQVGLFAWLLLLALACTSPAFIMRAMGGKNWQRLHRLVYVAGIAGVIHFWWLVKKGNNAPWKVTVVLTILLLARVAYAAMKRLKKPTPIPTRTSSV
- a CDS encoding ester cyclase → MSKESTQAAVGKFAEAVNTGKFELIDEVVAPDCVDHDPAEGQVPGPAGYRAFFSGMRTAFPDLSVAPETIVQDGDSIAFAYTLTGTHKGPLGKIAPTGKKVKIRGMQISKFKDGKMVERWGSSDELTLLKQIGVIPA